The bacterium BMS3Abin08 genome has a window encoding:
- a CDS encoding radical SAM superfamily protein: protein MVSWRLIEKTDGLLQKEKGTIFKDPGGRVNICLVYPNTYRVGMSNLGFQGIYGILNSRHDTVCERAFLPDEEDLTEFERTGSELFSMESRRPLNRFDIIAFSVSFENDYPAIPFILALSNLKPLSSERDERSPIVMLGGVCASFNPEPIADLFDLIFIGEADRSIHSLIETFKKTSVRQEFLNAISSYAGFYVPQFYRLAYSETGELKERTHIPPAPERIRKVTEKKIDTTIRPAIVTPEAEFSGMYLLEAMRGCVWSCRFCIAGHIYNPPRYKEKDILLEEIGQAREKTDRIGLVGPSLTDYKYCAEALKVKDVDFSITSLRASPRSAEILSLMKGKRSISIAPEAGTEHLRRIINKKVSEEEIIETSREILACGISSLRLYFMIGLPYERDEDIEGIISLAGKIRSLSARGNIVLSISTFVPKPFTPFQWHPMRDEKTVKRRLKMIKSQTGRNKGIRVLHDVVKYAYLQGVFSRGDRRISKAITEMRQAGRWRDIMRGKGLRIEDYLFRPRRYDELLPWDFIDIGITKEYLWSEYEKARYLSLPDAGKER, encoded by the coding sequence ATGGTAAGCTGGAGGCTTATAGAAAAAACCGACGGATTGTTACAAAAAGAGAAGGGAACCATATTCAAAGACCCAGGCGGCAGGGTGAATATATGCCTCGTCTATCCCAATACCTACAGGGTGGGCATGTCAAACCTCGGTTTCCAGGGAATTTACGGCATCCTCAACAGCAGGCACGATACAGTCTGCGAGAGGGCATTCCTCCCTGACGAGGAAGATCTGACAGAGTTTGAAAGGACGGGTTCGGAACTCTTCTCCATGGAATCCAGGAGACCCCTTAACCGGTTTGATATCATAGCCTTCTCCGTATCCTTTGAGAACGACTATCCTGCCATACCATTTATTTTAGCGCTCTCAAACCTCAAGCCTCTCAGTTCAGAGAGGGATGAGCGCTCTCCCATTGTCATGCTTGGCGGAGTCTGCGCAAGTTTCAATCCCGAACCCATAGCAGATCTTTTTGACCTCATCTTCATAGGCGAAGCAGACCGGTCGATCCACTCCCTTATAGAGACATTCAAAAAGACCTCTGTAAGACAGGAGTTCTTAAACGCGATATCTTCATATGCGGGCTTCTATGTCCCGCAGTTCTACAGGTTGGCTTATTCTGAAACCGGGGAACTCAAGGAAAGAACCCATATCCCTCCCGCCCCTGAACGGATCAGAAAGGTAACCGAAAAAAAGATTGATACCACGATAAGACCTGCTATAGTAACCCCTGAGGCCGAGTTTTCCGGAATGTATCTCCTTGAGGCGATGAGGGGATGTGTGTGGAGCTGCAGGTTCTGTATTGCCGGGCATATCTATAACCCGCCGAGGTATAAAGAGAAAGACATCCTCCTTGAGGAGATAGGACAAGCCAGGGAAAAAACTGACAGGATAGGGCTTGTCGGCCCCTCTCTTACAGACTATAAATACTGCGCTGAAGCCTTAAAGGTTAAAGATGTGGACTTCTCAATAACATCGCTGAGGGCTTCACCCAGGTCGGCGGAAATCCTGTCTCTCATGAAGGGTAAGCGGAGCATATCCATTGCTCCCGAGGCCGGCACGGAACACCTGAGAAGGATTATAAACAAAAAGGTCTCCGAAGAAGAGATAATCGAAACCTCCAGAGAAATCCTGGCCTGCGGCATCTCATCACTCAGACTGTACTTCATGATCGGGCTACCCTATGAAAGAGATGAGGATATCGAGGGTATTATATCTCTGGCAGGGAAGATCCGCTCCTTATCTGCCAGGGGGAATATCGTTTTGAGTATCAGCACCTTTGTACCAAAGCCCTTCACCCCCTTTCAGTGGCATCCCATGAGAGATGAAAAGACCGTAAAGAGACGCCTGAAGATGATAAAATCACAGACCGGCAGGAACAAAGGGATCAGGGTGCTTCATGATGTGGTGAAATACGCATATTTACAGGGCGTATTTTCAAGGGGGGACAGGCGAATCAGCAAAGCAATTACCGAGATGAGGCAGGCAGGCAGATGGAGAGACATAATGAGAGGGAAAGGACTTAGGATAGAAGACTATCTCTTCAGACCCCGGCGTTATGATGAACTCCTTCCCTGGGACTTTATTGATATCGGCATTACAAAGGAATATCTCTGGAGCGAGTATGAAAAGGCCCGGTACCTATCTCTCCCTGATGCCGGAAAAGAGAGATAA
- a CDS encoding vacuole effluxer Atg22 like protein → MENRKQILSWCLYDFANSSYSSVIAAVIFPVYFVKGIAPDPLVGDLWWGRAISLSMAFVAVTSPFVGGLADNAGKRKAMLFFYTLLCVISVGLLAFVERGMILETVLLVVLANVGMEGALVFYNSYLPELVPYQFRGRISGWGFGLGYAGSILALLLALFLMKAGRVTLIWPMVSLFFFLFSLPAFLSLSGGGGGYSPKIALLKGLRETCSAVREILARRDARMFLLSYFFYKDGVNTIIIFSSIYASVTLSFSMQELVFLYLLVQFTAMAGSFLLAGMTDRLGPRQMIRGLLVFWIVVTAAAYFIHDKGLFWGIAIAAGGGLGVIQAASRAFYSRFITEGEEGKYFGVYALTGKTSAILGPILFGSISSVTGSQRYAVLSIVLFFIIGLSLFSGIRER, encoded by the coding sequence ATGGAAAACAGAAAACAGATCCTCAGCTGGTGCCTCTATGATTTTGCCAACTCTTCTTATTCTTCCGTAATAGCCGCTGTCATATTCCCTGTCTATTTTGTTAAGGGTATTGCCCCCGATCCTTTAGTGGGAGACCTCTGGTGGGGAAGGGCGATATCTCTGAGCATGGCTTTCGTTGCGGTAACTTCTCCTTTTGTGGGAGGGCTCGCAGACAATGCAGGGAAGAGAAAGGCGATGCTCTTCTTCTATACCCTTCTCTGCGTTATTTCCGTGGGCCTTCTTGCCTTTGTTGAGAGGGGAATGATTCTTGAGACAGTCCTTCTTGTGGTACTTGCTAATGTCGGTATGGAGGGAGCCCTTGTATTCTATAATTCTTATCTGCCCGAACTCGTCCCATACCAGTTCAGGGGAAGGATCTCCGGTTGGGGTTTCGGTCTTGGATATGCAGGGTCCATCCTTGCTCTTCTGCTTGCCCTCTTTTTGATGAAGGCAGGGAGGGTCACTCTTATATGGCCTATGGTATCCCTCTTTTTTTTCCTTTTCTCTCTGCCTGCCTTTTTAAGCCTCTCCGGTGGCGGTGGCGGATACTCCCCGAAGATCGCCCTGCTGAAAGGCCTCAGGGAGACCTGTTCAGCAGTGAGGGAGATCCTGGCAAGAAGGGATGCGAGGATGTTTCTCCTTTCCTACTTCTTTTACAAGGATGGGGTAAATACGATAATTATATTTTCAAGCATATATGCCTCGGTTACTCTGTCCTTCTCAATGCAAGAACTGGTTTTCCTCTATCTCCTTGTCCAGTTTACAGCCATGGCCGGTTCCTTCCTGCTTGCAGGGATGACCGACCGACTGGGACCCCGGCAGATGATTCGGGGCCTGTTGGTCTTCTGGATTGTTGTAACCGCCGCCGCCTATTTCATCCATGATAAGGGGCTCTTCTGGGGGATAGCCATAGCAGCAGGCGGGGGACTGGGTGTTATTCAGGCAGCCTCAAGGGCGTTCTACAGCCGGTTTATAACGGAAGGGGAAGAGGGAAAGTACTTTGGAGTTTATGCACTGACCGGGAAGACATCGGCTATCCTCGGTCCCATACTCTTCGGGAGCATTTCTTCCGTCACAGGCAGCCAGAGGTATGCGGTTCTCTCTATAGTGCTTTTCTTTATAATAGGGTTATCTCTCTTTTCCGGCATCAGGGAGAGATAG